AGTATTTATATCAAAAGACTTGGCGACTGAAGACAGGCTCTTTTGGTCTGGAGTGAGTGGAGACTCTCCCGAGTCGGATGCGAATTGGCCTAACTTGTcgaagatgggggtgaatcagTATTGAATCAGATTGTGTCTAACCAAGTCGAGTTGAATTGTCCTGACTCGACCAATACATCACTGGATCATCGAGGCGACTCATGGTGCATGTCAAACCAGATTCGGTTCGATCTAGTCAGGGGTGAATTGGCCTGACTCGTCTGAGACGGGGTGAATCATCTGGGTGACTCATGGTGTCAAACTAGATAGGGTCTGACTGAGTCAAGGGTGAATTGGCCTGATTCATCTGGGAGGAGGACGAATCATGATGGTGAGTCGTGGTGTCAAACCAGACTGGTTCCAACCAAGTCTTTGTCAACTCGGACGATTCATCTAAATCTTGAAATAATGATTTAAATGGTTGCATTACATGAATTAGAATTCAAAACAAATAATCAGGACTTAGatgaagatttttttaaaaaaataaaaatagaaaaataaaatgctTACCAGTGTCATTTTGATCAGTggatggaggaagaagaggagtttgaggatgaggaggaggaggagcctgTGTCACAACCGAGTCCTTATAGAACTTGTAGGCCTCAAacctcaaattacaactcacccCAAGAATTCTCACACCTCGGCTTCCATTACAGCATCTCGGTATTTCAGATACAGCCTGTTGCAGGCACATATTGCAATTTCTTCGGGATAGATCTCGGGTGCACTGCATAAGCCCATATATGTTTTCCAGGTTTGTAAAATTCACTTCTCCAGTCGCATACATGTCTGCTGACGGATCATAAGCTGCTTGCTGAATAAGACGTTTCATCAGGTTTGGCAGAAATAGATTAAACCGAGTTGGGTCTGAAACACCTTGGTTATTCGGCAGGAAAACTGGCACATAAGAATCCCACTGGTCAAAGAAACTTTTGTTCGAGTAGCGCAAGGAGCAGTTATCATACCATATAATTCCACTCTTGCTGGAACACCTTGTAACGATTTCTTCGCTTGCAGTATTGAGGCAATTACGGCATACATCCGGCGTAGCATCACCTCTGCAGAGGGCAAGACCATAGGCCCGGTTTGGGTTCCGGCCGACCATTTCTTTGGAGAAGCCGGTGAAAGTGGCGTTAGAGGTaagagaagagaaaaggagaTTGAGATTAGTTCCAAAAGTGCTATGAGTTGTGTAATTACCATCGTCGAAACACATGTCATGGAGGGGTTCAGCACTAGTAGTAGAAACACGTGACAAGAAGAGTGGTAGGAATGAAATGAAGAGAAATTGAAATGGTTTTGAGAAGAGGATTGGAATCATCATAGTTCGTGCATCTGAGGTTTAACCACACCGAAGGGAAAGGTTGTAAGGTCTTTTGAGGAGAATTGAGTGTCCAATGGGCAAAAGAATTCAACTTGGGTTGGGCTGGATTGGACTGGTGTGAGTTTTGAAAAGTCAATCTGCTTTGGGTCGGGTGGTGCTTAACTATTACAAGTTGAACGTGACTCATCCGAATGGAACTCAGTCTCAGTCAACCCTCACTAGTCGACTCCAGACCCAACCTCTCTGGCTAAACCTAAATACAATATCGGAGATTCTGTAGTTTTGGTCGGGTTAGGTGATATGGAAAGGGGCTGGCTGGGCACACGTTCATAGCCTTTCTCATCTGGGAAACGAGGAACTTGTGGTTAACATGTGGTCGTACTACTCCACTCCTTCCTGGCCGAAACTGCCCGGGTCGTATACGACACGGAGGAGTCGTCAAACCATGCCCAAGTAAATAAACTAGACCGTGTAGCTTATGTTGATGGACCATTTCTCGAAAATTCCTAGATTAGAAGAATTTGGGAAGTTCTTAGCCATCTAAATTTGGATCACCACCACACCTCTTCTCCTAACCGTCTATTCCCAAGGTGCCAAAGTAGAGTGATAAGATCTACTTCTCTATCAAGAAAGTTGTTTAGATATATGCATAGGGAATTTACAAAGAACTACCTACTCAATGTAGAATTTATATTccgtgatttatttttatttttttccatagaGTTTTTAACTAATCTatctgatgcagggatgaacgtgatgaggataattactccgaatccacggagcttctctgaactcctcacagagacttcttgaatccacgaggaaagaaagcagaaaatagaaataaattctaagaaattcaaaattgattaattgatgaataaaaacgagttcacaaccctttaaataggggtaccaagcaatgggaaagaaatcagaatcaaactacaactcaaactcctagaatccgcgacttactataaatagtaaacttactatttatagacgatcgtgatgccTACTAGTGTGCaaagttttcggccaaaaatagtgtcctatttggcttcaccaaaccattctcctaattattctaagctcttttcacgttgggcacaactcctaaagctcgacggatgaagagttataatcaagctaaaacttattatttatagtaaaaatgaaattaaaacagagaaacgaccgtcgatccagggatttttttcacaatttcgggctgcgtaacctggcgtagcagggttggttagctttagtagctcgttctaccccaaaatcatatattttatgtcaggtaactcattccggattgcaagatacgtccaatttaaggttcgatggtctggatctcttctgtcgtcgaccgggctttttctgatccatcgtagccatgtaactgtccgcgacccgctctacatcacta
This region of Magnolia sinica isolate HGM2019 chromosome 1, MsV1, whole genome shotgun sequence genomic DNA includes:
- the LOC131238210 gene encoding cysteine-rich receptor-like protein kinase 10 isoform X3, with product MMIPILFSKPFQFLFISFLPLFLSRVSTTSAEPLHDMCFDDGNYTTHSTFGTNLNLLFSSLTSNATFTGFSKEMVGRNPNRAYGLALCRGDATPDVCRNCLNTASEEIVTRCSSKSGIIWYDNCSLRYSNKSFFDQWDSYVPVFLPNNQGVSDPTRFNLFLPNLMKRLIQQAAYDPSADMYATGEVNFTNLENIYGLMQCTRDLSRRNCNMCLQQAVSEIPRCCNGSRGVRILGVSCNLRFEAYKFYKDSVVTQAPPPPHPQTPLLPPSTDQNDTGSKQISSTTVVAIVIPIVAAVMLFSTIYACLRRRNPKNMYIASRADGDESTNVESLQYDLGMIRAATDNFSEANKLGQGGFGSVYKGWLRNGQEIAVKRLSMNSRQGVQEFKNEVAIVAKLQHRNLVRLMGFCLEGNEKLLIYEYLPNTSLDKFLFGLAPFSYAFLHETRSSTKLLDPIKRACLDWERRYKIIIGIARGLLYLHEDSRLRIIHRDLKASNILLDAGMNPKISDFGLARIVGMDQTKGNTERIAGTLHGEIGRMEHFKSWWIQA